From the genome of Pirellulaceae bacterium:
CGCTCGCCGCCGCCGAACATGGCTGCGCAGCCCTGACCAAACCGACAATAGGGCTACTGACAAAAGCCGCCGCACCTTCCATCAATCCGGGCTGTGTCTTGGATGCCCCCAACACAGACACCATGTACAGCGGCAGCAATGGAAAAATCATTTCGCCCGACACATCGGAGAAAAAAGAGACCCAGTTGACGATCCACTGCGAACGCGGTGGTCGTCTTGAGTCATCGGTGTCTCCATGGTGCCAATCCGACAGTCATGGCCAGAAGTGGAGCCTGATGTTGGACTGGATCGACCTCCTGGCCGAAGGAAAAACAGTCGGCTGTGTCCGGCTGGCACTAGTCCTCTTGGACAGGCACCATATACGCCAGTGCCCCAATTGCTTGTCCAGCTGGCACTTTCGCATAATTGTCATGGCATTCCACGCACTTGCTCAGCACGACGGGAATCGGCGTGGCTGCGCGCAGGTACCGCTGGCCGTCTTTGTGGATGACTTTGTCAACGTACGGCTGGCCGCCCACCAGTGACTTAATAGCGGATTTTTCAAAGTCGTCTTGCGGCAAATTTTCATCGTTGATGGCTTCGCCGGTTCCATCCAACAACCGAACTTCGTGCCACCCATTCTTTTTGGCCGCTGCAAATAGTTGCTTGAAGACCGTGCCGGCGGGTACCGAAGAGTCCCCATCGACAAAGTTTTCGGTTATCAACACCACGCCAGTCTTATAAATATCATCCAACATCTTCACTTCACGTCGCGCCCGGGCCAACGGCTTGTCACTTGAGCCCTTATCTACTCGAAGCTCGCCGGGTTGCTTCGAGCCATCTTGAGCAACAACCGCCACAGTAACGGCCACCAGCCCCAGACAAGTCAACACGCCTAATTTACGCAACATCTCAACCTCTCGCTCTCGCCACAATCGAGTACCTAATAGACTTCTCGGCGGAAGCCTAACATAAATGTCGATCATGTTATCGACTTTTCAGAACTGGTCAAGCTGGCTTCGCGCCGAGTTGAATTAAACCCATCTGCGACCAACAAAATCACCGCCGGCTGCGCCGGTTAGACTGGTCCACATTAAGAGGCGGGTGGCCGCAGAATTGAATTCAATATGGCTTAAAGCATCAGATTCGGCACACAGGGCATTAAAAATGATTGCAAATGCGGCCAATCCCTTTTACATTGGTCAGGCGTCAGTAAGAACAATTTCGACTGCATAAAGGAGCGGTCTTACGTCGTGCTGCGCCTGGGCCATGAAGGCCGTCGGGGCGGATTGCCAGACTGGCTGTCTTACGCCCACGCCAATGCAAGTGTGTTTAAGGGCTCTTCCGTGAAATTTCAGCACACAAAATCGTGCTCAAGTGTGCAGGCCATCGGCACCAAGTTCCATGGGCAACATCGCGCGTCACAATCTAACACTCGCCTCGCCGGATTTACGCTAGTGGAATTGTTGGTGGTCATTGCGATTATCGGACTTTTAGTTGGATTGCTGTTACCGGCCGTTCAAGCGGCACGCGAGGCGGCGCGCCGCGTGCAATGCACCAACAATCTAAAGCAACAAGGCTTGGCCGTGGCCAACTTTCATGACCAATTCAACTACATGCCTCCGGGAGGCTTCAATCCATGGGGGCGAGTGGGAAGCTGGGCTACAAACATCTTGCCGTTCGTCGAGCAACAGAGCTTGTCCAATCAAAACACAGCTCAAGATGTTAGCGTGTTGAGAAACGCGGGCGGTCCAACCGTGTTCTTTTGCCCCTCGCGCCGGGGCTCCTCAGCGATTAGCTCGCAAGGCGGCCGTTATTTGATGGACTATGCAGCGGCAACGCCCGCCAATGCTCCGAATTCGTGGGATCAGTATTGGTATGGTGATGTTTGGGGCATGGACTGGTTGCCAAATCGATATCGAGGAGCCATTGCGCGTGGCGGTGTCGATGTAGATGGCCAATGGAAGGGGACAAAAGTCAAGATCGGGGATATCACCGACGGTACGACGAACACCTTGCTGATTAGTGAAAAGCAATTGCATCCGCAGCGCTATGACACCGGTGATTGGCATGATGACGCTGGGTGGGCCGATGGCTGGGATCCAGATGTCATCCGCTATACCGGATTTGCACCCCTTGCCGATCGCCAGTACGAGCGTCAGGCAGGCTGGGAAGGATATCGTTTTGGCAGCGCGCATTCTACCGGAATCAATGCACTGCTGGCCGACGGCAGCGTTCGGCAGATCGCATACACGATCGACTTGACAACCTTCAATCGCCTGGGACTGCGCGACGACGGCGAAGTACTCGCTCCCGAGTAGTAGAACAGCGCCACGTTCTAATCAGCCGTTACGCGAGCAGGAGGATTGTACGGCACGCTTGCCCCCTTAGTCGTCAGGCAGGTTACGGATTGGGAACCAACTGCCGAAAGCGTTCTTCGTCCGCCGCGACCACTTGCCCCAATGTGCCCGCGACATAGCGAACACCACCAGCTCCCACTTGCTCCCAAGCAAACACTTCGATTTCATTCGGCTTCGACGCTCCCGACTGAAAGCGAAAACGATAGGGCTGGTTGTCGCGAGATGATATGAACAGCGCTTCCACATCATGGACACCCATCATCTGTAGCTCGGCAATTGGTCGTTTGGCGATGAAATCTTTGAGCTGCTTTTCGTTTGCCGGTCGTTTGCCACGATGAGCACCAATATACCTGCCATAGTAAACTGCCAACGGCTTGAGATTAGACGCTTCCGTTTCGGCACTGGAGTCTTGACGACTGCAGCCAGCCACAAAAACCATCGCCAATCCCAGCAGACAACAGCCGATGCGCAGACAAATCATAGCCACCTCCCTAGCGCAAACTTTCCGCAACCTGTTCGGCCCGCTGAATAATGCGCATGATGTTGCCGCTGAGCACCTTGTGGATATCGGCCTCGCTGTAGCCGCGATCCAGCAGCGCTTGAGTAATGACTGGATAACAGGACACATCTTCCAGTTGCTTGGGCAGCACCGTAATACCGTCGTAGTCGCTGCCCAGGCCAACATGATCGACTCCCGCCACACGGATCACGTGCTCAATGTGGTCCACCACGTCGTGCACCGTACCTGGCAGTATAGGATGCTCGGCGCGATGCCGCGCCATTGCTTTTCCGATCGCCTCCTGGTCTTCACCGTACAGCTCGTCCCACTTCCTGGCCAGCTCGAACATTTGACTGGTGTTGCGAGCCGACTCGGGTACGACGAACCCCGAAAAGAAATTGATCATCACCACACCACCATTGACCGGCAGGAGTTGCAGGATGTCATCCGGAACATTGCGGACATGATCGGCCACGGCTCGCGCCGACGAATGCGAAAACACCACCGGTGCGCGGCTGACTTGCAGAGCGCTGAGCATGGTATCGGGCGAAACGTGAGAAATATCGACCAACATACCCAGTCGATTCATCTCCAAAACCACGGCCTTGCCAAACTCGCTCAGCCCCTCACAGCGAGCTTGGTCGCTACACGAGTTGGCCCAGGCCAACGATTGACTATGCGTCAGCGTCATGTACCGAGCGCCCAGATCGTACAGCCGCCGCAGGTTCTCCAGCGAGTCTTCAATGCTGTGGCCACCCTCCACGCCGATCAGCGACGCGATCTTGCCGGACTGGCGAATGCGAACAATATCCGCATAGGTTCTAGCCAACTCGAAGGTATCTGGATACCTAGCCATCATCGCCAGCACGATGTCGATCTGTTCGAGCGTGGTCTGCAATGCTTGACCGTTGAGAGCCGTCTTTGACGGGACGAACACCGACCAAAACTGAGCGCCCACGCCACCGGACTTCAGACGCGGAATATCAGTCTGCAATCGAGGCTGGGAGTGAGCGATATCCAGAGACGCGAACGACCGCGAGCCTTTGCTGCGAATCTCCCAGGGCAGATCGTTGTGGCCATCGAACACAAACCCGCGCTGATGAATCTCGAGCGCCTGCGGGCTAACCACCACCGGCGGTCGCACTTGTTGCAAATCCGCTTGCGCCATCGCCAGCCCGGTCGTCAGCAGTCCCATCCCGCCAGCCAACATTCGCACGAGGCAAACTGAGATCAAGAGAAGTCGTGACATGCTACAATTCCGTTGATCAGCTGGGACCATATCAGTCAGCGGATGGGGAGGGATTCGAACCC
Proteins encoded in this window:
- a CDS encoding DUF1559 domain-containing protein: MKFQHTKSCSSVQAIGTKFHGQHRASQSNTRLAGFTLVELLVVIAIIGLLVGLLLPAVQAAREAARRVQCTNNLKQQGLAVANFHDQFNYMPPGGFNPWGRVGSWATNILPFVEQQSLSNQNTAQDVSVLRNAGGPTVFFCPSRRGSSAISSQGGRYLMDYAAATPANAPNSWDQYWYGDVWGMDWLPNRYRGAIARGGVDVDGQWKGTKVKIGDITDGTTNTLLISEKQLHPQRYDTGDWHDDAGWADGWDPDVIRYTGFAPLADRQYERQAGWEGYRFGSAHSTGINALLADGSVRQIAYTIDLTTFNRLGLRDDGEVLAPE
- a CDS encoding DUF3365 domain-containing protein — protein: MLRKLGVLTCLGLVAVTVAVVAQDGSKQPGELRVDKGSSDKPLARARREVKMLDDIYKTGVVLITENFVDGDSSVPAGTVFKQLFAAAKKNGWHEVRLLDGTGEAINDENLPQDDFEKSAIKSLVGGQPYVDKVIHKDGQRYLRAATPIPVVLSKCVECHDNYAKVPAGQAIGALAYMVPVQED
- a CDS encoding dipeptidase yields the protein MSRLLLISVCLVRMLAGGMGLLTTGLAMAQADLQQVRPPVVVSPQALEIHQRGFVFDGHNDLPWEIRSKGSRSFASLDIAHSQPRLQTDIPRLKSGGVGAQFWSVFVPSKTALNGQALQTTLEQIDIVLAMMARYPDTFELARTYADIVRIRQSGKIASLIGVEGGHSIEDSLENLRRLYDLGARYMTLTHSQSLAWANSCSDQARCEGLSEFGKAVVLEMNRLGMLVDISHVSPDTMLSALQVSRAPVVFSHSSARAVADHVRNVPDDILQLLPVNGGVVMINFFSGFVVPESARNTSQMFELARKWDELYGEDQEAIGKAMARHRAEHPILPGTVHDVVDHIEHVIRVAGVDHVGLGSDYDGITVLPKQLEDVSCYPVITQALLDRGYSEADIHKVLSGNIMRIIQRAEQVAESLR